A region of the Roseobacter denitrificans OCh 114 genome:
CCGCTTCGCATAGCGCTATGATGCGCAAATGGTCCGTCTGCTTGTGCCCCGAGCTTGACGCGGCCATATCGGACATCACCACATCGGCCTTGCCACCCAACCAGACGCGCACCTGTTCATCCGCGTCATCGGCCATGAAATCCAGCTGATAGAGCGTCGCGCCCGCGATCGGCTCCATCTCCTGCAGATCAACCCCCAGAACGCTGCCCTGCGCCTTGCTTGTCCGCTCTCCCAGCGCATTCACGCGCTTGACCGCCACCTGACACCAGCCACCGGGCGCACAGCCCAGATCCACCACACGCGCACCCGGCACCAGAAACCGGAACCTGTCATCCAACTCCAGTATCTTATAGGCCGCCCGCCCGCGATACCCCTCACTGCGGGCGCGTTTTACATATGGGTCGTTCAACTGACGCTGAAGCCAGCGCGTTGAACTCAGCTTGCGCCCGCGCGCGGTCTTGACCTTGACCTTCAGATCACGCTGCCCGCGCCCCGATGTATTTTGACTGCCCGGTTTTTTCGCCATCAGAACGCCCCGTCTTCCAACACACCCTGCGCACTCATCTGCGCATAAAGCAGCCCTTCGCGCAGGCCACGATCCGCCACCGACAACCGATCCGTTGGCCAGCAGCGCATCAAAGCCTGAAGGATCGCCGCCCCCGACATGATCAGCGCATGGCGATCCGCACCGATGCGCGGATCGGCACGCCGCCCGTCCGGCCCCAGCGCCAGATAGGATCGGATGACACGGTCAATCTGATCCGTTGTCATATGCAGACCATCCACTTTCTTGCGGTCATAGCGTTTCAGCCCGAGGTGGCTCGCTGCAACGGTCGTCACCGTGCCCGAGGTGCCGACGATCTGGAATTTCTCCTGCGGCTGCGTGTCGTGATAGGGTGCGAAATCTGACAGGTTTTCCTCGAAAAACCAGCTCATCAGCGCAAAGCGCGCCGCATCATCATCCACATCACTGAATTGATCGCGCAGGGTCGCAACGCCCAAAGGCACAGAAATCCAGTCAACCACACGCGCTGCGGGCACATCCCCCAGCCCACGGGCAAAGCCTGCATTGAGATGCATGATCGAGCGCGCCCGCTCGTTCTTGGGCACGTCCTTGAGGTCAATCCAGACCAGTTCCGTCGACCCACCGCCAATATCCACCACCAGCAGGTTCTCGGTCGAGCGACTGACCAGCGGCGCACAGGAGATCACGGCCAGTTGCGCCTCTTCCTGCGCCTTGATGATATCCAGCCGCAGCCCCGTTTCGCGCTGCACACGGCGGATGAATTCATCCGCGTTTTGCGCGCGGCGACAGGCTTCGGTCGCGACCAGACGCATGTACCGCACCTTGTTGCGCTTCAGTTTCTGCTGACACACGCGCAATGCCTGAATGGTGCGCGTCATGGATCCGCGCGACAACCGCCCGGTTTTCTCCAGACCGGCGCCCAGTTGCACCGATTTGGAAAAACTGTCGACCACATGAAAGCCGCTGCCTTCCGGCTGCGCAATCAGCATGCGGCAACTATTTGTACCCAGATCAAGGGCTGCGAAAAGCTCACTTGACCGGGGCGGAACTGGCGCGGGGCTCAGAGCCGTCTTACTTTTGAGCGCGCCCGCACCTTTGTGACGCTGTGGCGCCATGGGTTGCGCCTTTCATTTCGAGTTGGGTTTACGCTAACGGCTGTGCGTCTGCTGCGCAAGCACGGGCGCGCGCTTTCATGTGGTTTTCGCGCCGAGCGTCGCCGAGAAGGTCGGATGTTTACCGTGGGGGCAGAGCAGCGCAGGAGCCTGTCATCGGTTGAATTGGCATTGATACCACCGCCCGCGTCGCGGACAGGGCCTATTTTGTCGAAATTCACCCCTATCCGCGCAAACCGCCCCGTTAGACAGGGTGCACAACAGGTAGGAATCACGATGCCCGAAGTCACGATTGTATATTGGCGCGACATCCCCGCTCAGGTGATTGTGGGAAAGGGACGTCGCGGGTCAAAACGACCGCTGCCAGAACGTTTCGAGCAGGCGATTGATCGTGCGGCCATGAAGGTTGGCGCGGGCGATACGGATGCCTATCTTGCACAGTGGCGCAAAGCTGCACCTGTGGAGATGCCGGGAACACCGGATGAAATCGCAGATGCAGAAGCTGCCCGACTAGATGCTGAATTTGACCGTGCGCGCCTCAAGGCGCTGATTGATAACGATGGTTGGGCCTGAGCCTGCCACGCCTGATAGACACACTCTTGTCCCGAAAGGAACGCCTCGTGGCCTTGTTGAATTTCAAGCGCAAAGTTGCGCCAGCCTCGCCTTCCGTCAATCCGGATGTCGAGGCGTTTTTGCAGGATTACTCGATCGAAGTCATGCCGCGCACCGCCGAGAAAGTGGATGATTTCCGCGCCCTGCTGCCCGAAGGCACCCGCGTATATATCGCCCATATCGAAGGAACGCCCATTGAGGAGATGGTCGCAACCGCGAAACGTCTGAATGACGACGGGTTCGCAGTAATGCCACATTTCCCGGCCCGCATCATCAGGGACCGCGCCACCCTCAAGGACTGGATTGCCCGGTATCAGGGCGAGGCGAATGTACATCAGGCGCTGCTGCTGGCAGGCGGTGTCGAGAAGCCGCTCGGGGACTTTGACAGCTCCATGCAGTTGATGGAAACGGGTCTGTTTGATGAGGCCGGGTTCAAACGCCTGCATGTTGCGGGCCACCCCGAGGGCAACCGCGATATTGACACCGATGGGTCGATGAAAAACGTATCCGCCGCGCTGCGCTGGAAAAACGATTTTCAATCCCGCACGGATGCGCAGTTGGCCATCGCGACGCAATTTGCCTTTGACGCCAAACCCATCATCGCATGGGCCGACACCATCGCCGCCGAAGGGATCACCCTGCCCGTTCACATTGGCATTGCCGGTCCGGCCAAGCTGCAAACGCTGATCAAGTTTGCGATTGCCTGCGGCGTTGGCCCCTCGCTGAAGGTGCTGCAGAAGCGCGCGATGGATGTCACAAAACTCTTGCTGCCTTATGAGCCGACGGATGTCGTTGCGCAATTGGCCGCCCACAAGGCCGCGAATCCTGACTTCAACATCACGAACGTTCATTTCTTTCCACTCGGCGGGATCAAGACGAACGCCAACTGGGCCATCGAAAACGGCGGCTCCTCCGCAAAACCGGCAAACGCCTGATCCAAGGACTTATTCCTGATGACAAAGACCATCGTCGAATCAAAAACCAAGACTGCGATCATCGGGTTCGATCAGCCCTTTTGCGTGATCGGGGAACGCATCAACCCGACAGGGCGCAAGAAACTCGCGCTTGAACTGGAAGCAGGCGACTTTTCCACTGTCGAGGCCGATGCCATGGCGCAGGTCGCGGCCGGGGCGACGGTGCTGGACATCAATTCGGGCGCTGTCTTTTCCAACAAGATGGCCGAAGATACCCGCTATGCGGACAACAACTTTGTCGAACCGCCCTTGATGCGCGAGTTGGTCCTGCGCGTGCAGGCCATCGTTGATGTGCCGCTTTGCATCGACAGTTCCGTACCCGGTGCGCTCGAATCAGGTCTCGAAGCGGCCGAGGGTCGCCCCTTGCTAAATTCGGTCACCGGCGAGGAAGAACGGCTGGAAGTGGTCTTGCCGCTGGTCAAGAAGTATAATGTGCCTGTCGTAGCTATTTCGAACGACGATACCGGCATTTCGGAGGATCCGGACGTACGATTTGCCGTCGCCAAAAAGATCGTCGAACGTGCCGCTGATTTCGGCATCCCGGCGCATGACATCGTGGTTGACCCCCTCGTGATGCCAATCGGAGCGATGGCCACCGCAGGGCATCAGGTATTCACGCTGGTGCGTCGGCTGCGCGAGGAATTGGGTGTCAACACGACCTGCGGCGCATCCAACATCAGCTTTGGCTTGCCCAACCGTCACGGCATCAACAACGCGTTTTTGCCAATGGCGATGGGTGCTGGCATGACCTCTGCCATTATGAATCCCGTCGCCCTGCCCGTTTCCGCAGCCCGAATCGAAGCCAAGAAGATGGAACTGGCCGCGGCAGGTGTTGTGTTTCCCGAAGACATGGACCTTGAGACCTTTTGCCAACTGACCGGTTTGGGTTCGACCCGACCGCGGCCCGGAAAAGAGATGGAGGCCATCCGTGCGGCGAATTTCCTGACCAACAATGACCCGCACGGGGGCGCCTGGATCGCGTTTAACAAGGAAGCCCCCAAGCCGGGCCAGGAAGGTCGCGGACGTGCGGCGCGCACGGGTGGGCGGCGCCGTCGCGCGTGATTGGCTTTTTGAGCAGACAATTCTGGAACCCCCGTCGATGACATCGCCGGGGGTTTTTTTGTTTAAAAACAAAGATCTGTCATGTCCGGCGAACCAATTTCGCTTATTTCACACCTAAAATTCCCGCTAGTAACGCCGTTTTAACGGACTGGCCTCTAAAACGAAGGACATATCAGAAATGCGCTAATTTGGAGACCGGTATGTACATGTCGAAAACCAGCACGATTGCGGGGATAGAATGAGCGAACCAATTGTTTTAGGTCCCAAATTGGATCTGGCCGCAGCATCCGGTCTGACCGCAACCCTACGCGATTGCAAGGACAAGGAGGTCGTCCTCGACCTCACCGAGGTTAAGCACTTTGGGGCTCTATGCATGCAGGCGATGATATCCGCCGCCGTGACTGCGCAATCTGAAGATCGCAAAATTACCATCACCAACGCGTCAGATCGGGTGCTCGATCAGATGCGCGTGATGGGTATGACACCAGAATCCATCACAAGGGGGCGTCCATGACACTCGAAATTCTTGCCGTAGACGACAGTCGCACGATGCGTGACATGATCCGTTTGGCCCTCGTACCCGCGGGCTTCACTGTCCATACCGCTGACGACGGCATCCACGGCATTGAGGTGCTCGAAGGGCTTGAGCCCGATGCGATTATCACCGACATCAACATGCCGCGCATGGACGGTTTCGGTTTCATTGACGCCGTACGCGAACAAGACAAACACCGCGCCACGCCCATCCTCGTGCTGACGACTGAGGCTGCACCTGAGCTGAAGGCGCGCGCGCGCGGTGCTGGTGCCACCGGATGGATCGTGAAGCCGTTTGACCCCAACAAGCTGGTCAAAGCGCTCCAAATGGTTGCCGGGTAAGAGGCTGAAATGACTGATTCAAATGATCCTATGGCGGAAATCCGAGCGTCTTTCTTCATTGAATGCGAAGAACTACTGGAAGCGCTGCAGGATGGTCTCGAAGCTCTCAATGACGGCGCGGGTGATCCTGAAACCATCAACGTTGTGTTCAGAGCGGTTCACTCCATCAAAGGCGGTGCCGGGGCATTTGGTCTGGAAGCGCTTGTCCGATTTGCGCATCGGTTCGAGACGGTGCTTGATGAAATCCGAGCTGGGCGCATGGTCGCGGATGCGAATGCGCTCAAATTGTTTTTTCAATGCTCGGATCATCTCTCTGATCTCGTGCGCATCAGCCGTGACGCCGGCACGCTTCCGGAGGATGAAACCTCCAAGCTCCTTGCACTGTTGGATGAGTTGCTAGGCGAAAACGGCGCGATACCCGAAGAAGAGGAAGTCGAAGAGGAAATTGACTTTCAACCTGCCGCTTTATCGTTTGATCTCGATTTGGGTGATGCCGATGAGGGGGATGCTCTCGACCTGTTGCCGCCGTTGACTTTTGATGAAGACGAAGGCCCAAGAAGCTCCAGATATGAGATTACATTTAAACCGGAGAATGAGCTTTACGAAACAGGAAACGAACCTTTTCAAATCCTGCGCGCACTGGATGAAATGGGTGAGTGTAAAGTTACGTGCAAAACGGATCAGGTACCTGAACTGGCGAGCCTCGCCCCCGAAAATGCATATCTGTCATGGCACATTGAGCTTACAACGGATGTTGAAGAAGCTGAAATCTCGGCAGCATTTGAATTTGTAGAGGGACTTTGTCTCTTGGACATCAAGAGTGTCGACGATGAAGACACGCAGGAAGAACAGAACGGCTCTGAAGACAGCACCGCCGACGCGGACCCGATCAGTGAATTGACCACACCGGCTGCCAAGGTGGAAGAAGTTTCGGAACCCGACCCCATTGCGGAACTCTCCAAACCAGCCCCAGAAGCAACAGAAAAGGTCGTGGCACCACAGAAAGCCGAACAGAAAACACCCACCCCGGCTGCACCGGCGAAATCAGTCGTTCGAGTGGATCTCGACAGAATTGAACGTTTGGTGAACCTTGTTGGCGAATTGGTAATCAATCAGGCGATGCTCTCGCAGAGCCTTGAAAGCTCGGGGTTATCTCCGCACTCAGACGCAATGAACGGGCTGGAAGAGTTTCAGCGACTGACCCGTGACATCCAGGACAGCGTGATGATGATCCGCGCGCAGCCGGTTAAATCCCTCTTTCAACGCATGTCGAGAATCGTTCGAGAGTCATCGGCCGCCGTTGATAAAGACGTCCGCCTTGTCACCAATGGCGAGGGAACCGAAGTCGATAAGACAGTTATCGAGCGTCTGGCCGATCCTCTTACGCATATGATCAGGAATGCAGTTGATCATGGCCTGGAGACAACAGACGCGAGGCTTGCGGCTGGCAAACCAGCCCAAGGCCAGGTTAAACTTACGGCTGCACACAGATCCGGACGGGTGGTGATAGAAGTTGCCGATGATGGGGCTGGCATTAACCGCCCAAAGGTTTTGCAAATTGCTATCGACAAAGGGTTGATCCCCAAAGACGCATCGTTGTCTGAAAGTGAAATTGACAACTTGCTGTTCCTGCCGGGGTTTTCGACGGCGTCAGTTGTGTCAGACCTTTCAGGTCGTGGCGTGGGGATGGACGTTGTACGAACCGCGATTCAAGCTCTGGGCGGCCGCATCACGATTTCGTCGACACCGGGTTCAGGCACTACTTTTTCAATATCTTTGCCACTTACTCTGGCCGTCTTGGACGGAATGGTTGTTCAGGTTGCAGATGAGACCCTTGTCCTCCCCCTGAATGTGGTGATTGAAACGCTAACACTCAGTAATGATGATGTTGAGATGGTCCGCCCCGGCGCAAACGTTGTCAGGGTAAGAAGTGGCTTTGTGCCTCTTTTCGATCTAGGCGAAGAACTGGGATACCGGGGCCCCATTGATGACTACGAAGGGTCAGTCGTCCTTTTGATCGCACATGAAGACGAAAGCCGCGCTGCTCTCATAATCGATAGCATACAGGACCAGAGACAAGTCGTCATCAAGGGTTTGGATGACAGCTTCTATCGCGCCCCTGGGATAGCCGCCGCTACTATTCTCGGAGATGGCCAGATCGCTCTGATTTTGGACACGTCAGACATTATCACAAACGCAATCGGCTCAAACATATCTGGGCATAGTTCTACTGTATCAGGAGCAACATCATGAGTGAAAAAGATACGCCGGAGACTCTGGAACTCCTGACGTTCCAGCTCGCAGACCAAGAATACTCCCTGGATATCATGTCTGTAAGAGAAATTCGCGGTTGGACCAGAACAACACCCTTACCTCATGCTCCCAGCTATATGAAGGGAGTGATAAACCTGCGTGGTACAGTACTACCTGTCATGGATTTAGCGCAACGATTGGGCCTAAGCCCGAGGGAGCACACTGATCGAAACGTCATTATCGTCGTGAACCACGAGGAAAGCATGACCGGACTGCTTGTTGACGCCGTTTCTGACATCATTGCGTTGACGGTTGATGACTTACAGCCTCCCCCGGAAATGCAACCGAGCGCGAGCCAAAATGTGGTCAGCGCGCTCACTTTGATAAACGAGAGAATGATACGTGTCTTGGACTTGTCCACAATCGTTTCAAAAGAACAAAGCAGTGCTGCATAATGGTCGAAAAGATGGAAAGCGCTGGTTTAGATGAGGCCAGTTTCAAGTCTATCGCAGAACTTGCTTACAAGGAGAGTGGCCTGCAGCTTGTCGCGGAAAAAATGTCGATGATACAGTCGCGGCTACGACATCGCCTTAAGGCAGTTGGCATCGACACCTTCCCAAGTTATGCACAATTTGTTTGTTCAGAAAGTGGCGTTTCGGAGCGGCGCGAGATGATTTCCGCCTTAACAACAAACGTTTCACACTTTTTCCGTGAACAGCATCACTTTGACATCCTGCAAGATAAGATTTTACCAGCAAAGATCGATTATCTACGTCAGGGTGGTCGTTTTAGAGTTTGGTCTGCCGGATGCTCAAACGGGCAGGAAGCGTATTCAATTGTTATGGCTACTCTTGATCGTTATCCAGAAATAGCGGAGCTCGACTTTAGAGTACTTGCAACAGACATTGATCAAAAGGTCGTGGACTTCGCATCTAAAGGAGTATACCCGCAAAGGCTGTTGTCTGGAGTGAGCCCGGACAGATTAAAAAAGTACTTCACTGAGTGTAAAAACGACAGTGAACCATCTTTTCAGGCCAAGAGCTCGATCAAATCAAGAGTGACTTTTAAGGAACTCAACTTGTTGTCTGATTGGCCCATGAAGCGGCAAATGGATGTTATTTTCTGTCGAAACGTGATCATCTATTTTGATGCAGTCACGCAAAACTCGCTTTGGCCGCGGTTCAAAAATCAACTAAAGCCAGACGGATATCTCTTTTTAGGTCATTCCGAGCGCATTTCAGACCCGGACTTAGCAGGTTTCGCGAACCAAGGCCCAACAACCTATCGACACAAAAAAGCACACGAAGAGTTAGCGCGTGAGGAAAACAAATGTCTCTAAGGGATCAGATTCGAATTTTGGTTGTGGATGATATGTCGACCAGTCGCGGGCTTATTACGCAAGCTTTGGATGCTTTTGGCGTGCGAAACGTAACCACGGCCGAAAATGGTCGCGATGCCCTGAAGTCTATAACGACACATCCTGTCCACTTGGTCATATCTGATTACAACATGCCTGAAATGGACGGACTGCAGTTATTGCATCAACTGCGCGGCTCTCCAAAAACAAAAGGTGTGGGCTTCATACTTATTACAGGTCGCGCGGAACAACAAATCATCGATCACGGGAAAAAACTCGGGATGAACAATTATCTTAAAAAACCTTTTGAACCAAGCGGTTTACGAAACTGTATCGAGGCAGTCGTCGGGAGACTGTAAATGGAGTACACACCGCACCCAATAGAGGTATCAACAGTTTTACGAAGACTATGCAATCATCTGGATTTCTTGGCAGCCAGGGTTTTTGAAGTAGAAGAAGAACTTGGAAACATGCTGATCGATAAAGAAAACAGCGAAGGAGTATCCATAACTAGGATTCAGTCGCTGGACTTCACACGCCAGTCTCTGGAGGATTGCGCTATTCTCCTCCAACTGCTCGCGCAGCAAACAACTCATGCACCGATCCAAATTTCCAATGATGCGGTCGCCTCAACAAATCTGAAGTTGAGTTCGACCAAGTCGATATTAGGAACTTCTCGTAAAGCCACCGAGATCGATACTAGCGGTAATGTGGATATTTTTTGATTGAGCTGCCTCCCGGTGTTTGGACTGACCCAGCCCCCTGATCCGGGCCGTTTAGGTGTAGAATGCGTTCATGTTTCTTTCTGTTGATTTGGTTGTGGTCAAGGACTGCTGAGCGGAGCTTTTGCGGAGCTCAAGCGAGGCAGGCTTGCTTGCACGGTTGAGATTGGCGTAGACGGCCGGGGCCAGCCCGCCGAGTAATGTGTATGGTCGTTCTGTGTTGTAGCCGGTCCTCCAGTTTTCGATGATTTTCCGGGCTTCGGCGAGATTGCCGAAGATGTGTTCGTTCAAAGGCTACAATCGACGTCGCGCTTGTACGTTGGCGGGGATTGATCCGCGTTTGTACCGACGGACGTCGAAGCGTCCAGTGGACATAGCGCTGCGTACAAGGGTGAAGCAACTTGCTTCTGAGCGGCGCCGGTTCGGCTATCGACGGCTGCACATCCTGCTAAAGCGAGAGGGCGGGGAGGTGAACTGGAAGAAGCTGTACCTGCTCCACCGCGAAGAAGGGTTAACCGTTCGTAAATGGGGCGGTCGCAAGCGTGCTGTCGGGACGCGGGCGCTCATGGCAATCCCGCAGGGCCCAAACCAACGGTGGTCGCTCGACTTCATGTTGGACGCGCATGAAGACGGGCGGCGGTACAGGGTGCTGAATGTCATCGACGACTTCAGCCAGGAATGCCTGGCCGCCGTAGTCGACACATCCATTGACGGTGCGCATGTCGCCCGTGAGCTGGACCGGATCGCCGAGTTGCGAGGCTATCCATGCCTTGTGGTCAGCGACAACGGGGCGGAGCTGACCTCGAACGTGATGCTCAAATGGCAAGAGGATCGCAAGGTCGACTGGCACTATATCGCACCCGGAAAGCCCATGCAGAACGGCCTGGTGGAAAGCTTCAACGCACGGATGAGCGAGGAGTGCCTGAACGAGCACCTGTTCCCGTCTCTGCGCCATGCCCGCCACATGATTGCGGCAAGGCGCGCCGGCTACAATCACCAACGCCCACATTCAAGCCTCGACGGGCTCACCCCGTGGGAGTACCACCAACGGTCAAGAGAGGACCAAAACCTGAACAGAGCTAACTAAAAAACGCGAACTCTCAGGGGGGCAGGTCACTGACATTTACCGTGGGCATCCGGCGTACCTGAATAATCTGATCCAGCTCGCGTGTCTGCCGCGCGCCAGACAGTGACGTGTCGGGCACAAGCACCAAACACTCCCGGCTGCAATCGTCCATGATGGCCACAACACGGAACCTCCGGCCATCCATTGCCCGGCAGTCGTTTGCGTCGCAAAGGATGAGACGGTCTGAAGGCGGCTGAAACGAAGCCCGGCCTCCACCGCTGATGGATCGTCTCTGGCAGACCCATCGGGCGGCGCGCGCCCCTTTTGCGCACCTGAAGCCCTGCTTCGCGATGTAGTCGCCGCAGCTTCTTCTGGTTCATGTGGATGCCTTGACGCTCCAGCATAATATCAATGCGCCGATAACCGACACGCCGACGTTCCGCGGCAACCTCCTTCATCGCTTTGCGCAGGTCAGCATCATAGGGTGGAATGCGATGTCGCACACTCGAGCGATCTGCCTCCCGCATATCGCATGCCCGCCGTTGGCTGACCCCAGACTGATCACACAGATGAACCACAGCTTTGCGTCTTTCGGCGGGCGTCACCACTTTCGCGAGGCGACATTTTTCAGCATCGCGTTGTCGGGCATCTGCTCTGCGAGCAGCTTCTTCCACCTGGTGTTCTCATCCTCAAGCGACTTCAGCTTACGGGCCTCCGACACATCCATCCCGCCGAACTCCGACTTGTAGAACGTCGCTGTTCCACTCTCGGTCATTGCTGGGCGATAACCTGCCGGTCAAAGGGTGCCATGTTCGCGGCAAACCTCGCCCATCGGGACGGATCCTACTCAAAAGTGAACGAGCCTTAAGGCCTCAGGTCACTGCCGCCTCTAGACAATAAAATCACCCGCAAAGTAGTCACTGGCTGTCGTCGTGGCGCCGTCGTTTATACGGACGGCCAGGTCGATGCTATTGTCATCATCCACAAGGCCGTAGAGCCGCGTTTGGGTGCCGAAGTCCTCCACCCACAACGCGCCTGCACCTGCAGCAAAGCCCTCTGCCGTGCTCAGCGCCCCGAGGAAGACAAAGGACTGCATCCCCGCCACTGCGATGTTGGCGTCAATCATCGACACGTCGATCAGATCACCGCCCCGCACGCCGACACCCTCAAAACCGTCGATCAGATCGGCACTGCCAAAGGCGGAATCCGACGCCTCTGCAAAGACAAACGTATCGTTCTGGGCCTGACCGCGCAGGATGTCCTGCCCGCTGCCACCGTTCAGCACGTCCTTGCCGTTACCCCCTTCGAGCGTGTCATTGCCCGTGCCACCATCAAGGCTGTCAAAACCATCGCCGCCGCGCAGAATGTCATTCCCCGCCTCGCCGAAGAGCGCATCCACCTGCGTGTTGCCGTTCAACACGTCATCGCCCGCACCACCATAGAGCACATCGTCATTGAACGAGCCAAACATCAGATCGTCGCCGTCACCACCCCACAGGGTGTCATCACCGCCGCCGCCGCGCAGTTCATCTGCACCGTCACCGCCGTCCAGAACATCGCCGTCCAGACCACCGATCAGCATATCGTCTCCGCTGCCGCCGTTGATGATGTCACTGCCGCCGTTACCGCCGAGCATATCGTCACCGACACCGCCGTTGATGATGTCTTCGTCATTGCCACCAAAGACCGTGTCGTCGCCCGCGCCGCCTTCGATCACATCATTGCCCGCACCACCGCGCAAAATGTCATTGCCAGCCTCACCGTTGATCTCGTCGTTGCCATCGCTTCCGATCAACTCGTCATCGCCCGCGCCGCCATCCAGCGTGTCATCCCCGGCCTTGCCGAAGAGGATGTCATCGCCCGCACCACCTTCGATCGCATCGTTGCCGTCGCCGCCATTCAGCCTGTCGTTGCCAGAGCCGCCCGACAGGGTGTCATCCCCCTCAAGGCCGAGGATACGGTCCTTGCCCCCAAAGCCAAAGAGCTGGTCATTGCCATCATGGCCAATCACCGTGTCGTCGGTGCCCAAACCGCCCAGTGCAATCGGGTCGCCCTGATCGTCAAAGAAGACATCCGGCCGTGTGGTGTCAAACACGATGGCCGCCTGACTGGCGGGGTTTATGATGCGCACCACCTGCGTGACCGCGGGCGATGCGAGGCTGCTGCCGTCCTGCGTTGCACGCACGCTGAAGCGGTCCTCGACGAAATCCGCCCCGGCAAAATCAACCACGCCATCCTGACGGTATACGAAAGAGCCATCGGCGTTCAGGGTCAGCGCGCCGAGGGTCGGCGCCTGTTCGACGCTCAGGGTAAAGGGATCATCCTCCGCATCGGCCACATTCAGTGTTGCCTCCAGCACACCATTGGGCGAGATCGGATACAACAGGCGCGCAACTTCGGGCGCGTCGTCTACCGGCGTGATCTCGATGGTGATCGTTTGGCTCGCGCGGCCATCACGCT
Encoded here:
- a CDS encoding response regulator, producing the protein MSLRDQIRILVVDDMSTSRGLITQALDAFGVRNVTTAENGRDALKSITTHPVHLVISDYNMPEMDGLQLLHQLRGSPKTKGVGFILITGRAEQQIIDHGKKLGMNNYLKKPFEPSGLRNCIEAVVGRL
- a CDS encoding CheR family methyltransferase, coding for MVEKMESAGLDEASFKSIAELAYKESGLQLVAEKMSMIQSRLRHRLKAVGIDTFPSYAQFVCSESGVSERREMISALTTNVSHFFREQHHFDILQDKILPAKIDYLRQGGRFRVWSAGCSNGQEAYSIVMATLDRYPEIAELDFRVLATDIDQKVVDFASKGVYPQRLLSGVSPDRLKKYFTECKNDSEPSFQAKSSIKSRVTFKELNLLSDWPMKRQMDVIFCRNVIIYFDAVTQNSLWPRFKNQLKPDGYLFLGHSERISDPDLAGFANQGPTTYRHKKAHEELAREENKCL
- a CDS encoding IS3 family transposase, which gives rise to MTESGTATFYKSEFGGMDVSEARKLKSLEDENTRWKKLLAEQMPDNAMLKNVASRKW